One segment of Coffea arabica cultivar ET-39 chromosome 7c, Coffea Arabica ET-39 HiFi, whole genome shotgun sequence DNA contains the following:
- the LOC113699958 gene encoding uncharacterized protein, whose translation MAQPLIFSTGLCSNFSGEGVEKRLSCSKWKKTPSHLKLSSCSRLNITAGYNAHPQATDIPRQWYNLIADLSIKPPPPLHPQTFQPVKPEDLSPLFPDELIKQEATNDRFIDIPDEVIDVYRLWRPTPLIRAKRLEKLLDTPARIYYKYEGGSPAGSHKANTSVPQVWYNGQQGVKNVVTETGAGQWGSALAFACSLFGLDCEVWQVRASYDQKPYRRLMMQTWGAKVHPSPSDVTQSGQKILQLDPLSPGSLGIAISEAVEVAAANADTKYCLGSVLNHVLLHQTVIGEECIKQMEAIGETPDLIIGCTGGGSNFAGLAFPFIREKLSGKINPHLIAVEPTACPSLTKGVYAYDFGDTAGMTPLMKMHTLGHDFIPDPIHAGGLRYHGMAPLISHVYELGYMEAVAIPQTECFQGAIQFARSEGLIPAPEPTHAIAATIREALKCRETGESKVILMAMCGHGHFDLPAYEKYLQGSMVDLSFSEDKIRESLAKIPQLVS comes from the exons ATGGCCCAGCCTCTGATTTTTTCCACAGGTTTATGCTCTAATTTCTCCGGCGAAG GCGTAGAAAAACGGCTTTCGTGTTCcaaatggaagaaaactcccAGTCACCTGAAGCTTTCATCTTGTTCCCGCCTAAACATAACAGCAGGCTATAATGCTCATCCCCAGGCTACTGATATTCCTCGTCAATGGTACAACCTAATTGCAGATCTTTCCATTaaacctcctcctcctctgcACCCCCAGACTTTTCAACCAGTGAAACCAGAGGATTTGTCCCCtctgtttcctgatgagttaatTAAGCAAGAAGCGACCAATGACCGTTTCATTGACATCCCAGACGAGGTTATAGATGTTTATAGGCTTTGGCGCCCAACTCCCCTAATCAG AGCGAAGAGATTGGAGAAATTGCTCGACACACCAGCAAGAATTTATTATAAATATGAAGGTGGTAGCCCAGCTGGGTCACACAAAGCCAACACTTCCGTCCCTCAAGTCTGGTATAATGGACAGCAAGGTGTTAAGAATGTAGTGACAGAAACAGGTGCTGGCCAATGGGGGAGTGCTTTGGCTTTTGCTTGCAGCTTATTTGGTCTTGACTGTGAA GTATGGCAAGTTCGTGCATCTTATGATCAGAAGCCATACCGTAGACTCATGATGCAAACTTGGGGAGCCAAGGTACATCCTTCACCTTCTGATGTGACCCAATCTGGTCAGAAAATTCTGCAATTGGATCCATTAAGCCCTGGAAGTCTAGGAATAGCGATCTCTGAGGCTGTGGAAGTTGCTGCTGCAAATGCAGATACCAAGTATTGTCTTGGAAGTGTTCTCAACCATGTTCTATTACATCAGACTGTTATTGGTGAGGAGTGTATCAAGCAGATGGAGGCTATAGGAGAGACTCCAGACTTGATCATTGGATGTACTGGAGGTGGATCTAATTTTGCTGGGCTTGCCTTTCCGTTTATTAGAGAGAAACTCAGTGGAAAAATCAATCCTCACCTTATAGCTGTTGAACCCACAGCATGCCCTTCCTTAACAAAGGGTGTGTATGCTTATGATTTTGGAGACACAGCAGGGATGACTCCTTTGATGAAAATGCATACACTAGGGCATGACTTTATACCCGACCCAATTCATGCTG GAGGTCTACGTTACCATGGCATGGCACCATTGATTTCACACGTTTATGAACTGGGTTACATGGAAGCAGTAGCAATTCCCCAGACTGAATGCTTTCAAG GTGCTATACAATTTGCTAGGTCTGAGGGGCTGATACCAGCACCTGAACCAACTCATGCAATAGCTGCCACCATTAGGGAAGCACTTAAATGTAGAGAGACTGGAGAGTCTAAAGTCATTCTCATGGCAATGTGTGGACATGGCCATTTTGATTTGCCAGCTTATGAGAAGTATTTGCAGGGCTCTATGGTTGATTTGTCATTTTCAGAGGATAAAATACGTGAATCACTGGCCAAAATTCCTCAGCTGGTATCCTGA